In the Maribacter sp. MJ134 genome, one interval contains:
- the coaE gene encoding dephospho-CoA kinase (Dephospho-CoA kinase (CoaE) performs the final step in coenzyme A biosynthesis.), whose protein sequence is MIVGLTGGIGSGKSTVAKFLRTLGVPVYDSDAQAKRLMESSKKIRNKIIALLGEEAYDGESLNRPFIAKAVFADKDLLEKLNGIVHPAVRKHFIKWSEKQNHPYVVQETALLFENKADYLYDKIILVTAPKKMRVARVMNRDKSSEKQVLSRIENQLEDKVKIARSDYIIENIDLEETKDKVIALHTALLEYC, encoded by the coding sequence ATGATTGTTGGTTTAACTGGAGGCATAGGTAGTGGCAAATCTACGGTAGCAAAGTTTCTAAGGACATTGGGCGTACCTGTTTATGATTCTGATGCACAGGCAAAACGTCTAATGGAATCTTCTAAGAAAATTAGAAATAAGATTATTGCCCTTTTGGGGGAGGAAGCCTATGATGGAGAATCACTGAATAGACCCTTTATAGCTAAAGCAGTGTTTGCTGATAAAGATTTATTGGAGAAACTGAACGGAATCGTTCATCCGGCAGTTAGAAAGCATTTCATCAAATGGTCGGAGAAGCAAAATCACCCCTACGTGGTGCAAGAGACAGCGCTCTTATTCGAAAATAAAGCCGATTATTTGTACGATAAGATTATTCTGGTAACGGCGCCAAAAAAGATGAGGGTGGCGCGTGTTATGAACCGAGATAAGAGTTCGGAGAAACAAGTATTGTCCCGGATTGAAAATCAATTGGAGGACAAGGTCAAAATTGCGCGTTCCGATTATATTATTGAAAACATAGATTTAGAAGAAACTAAGGATAAAGTAATTGCCCTTCATACGGCTCTGCTTGAATATTGCTAG